From the Thermosynechococcus sp. genome, the window CCCGAAGTGAGTGTCAAGCTCAATATCCAAGTTGTTGCCGATTAGGGCTAGCTTCCCTGATGATTCAGGAGCCAAGTTTTCAGCCCGATAGCCAACTGATTCCCCCCCAGAACCTCGAAGCGGAAGAGTGGATCTTGGGGGGTATTCTCTTAGACCCGGAAGCCATCAACCGTGTGGTGGATATTTTGCCGGTTGAAGCCTTTTATCTCAAGGCCCACCGCGAGATCTATCGGGCGGCGGTCTCCCTCCACAGCCGCGGCAGCCCTACGGATCTGCTGTGTGTCACTGCTTGGCTACAGGATCAGGAGCTATTGGAGAAAGTGGGTGGGCAGGCCAAACTGGCAGAATTGGTGGAGCGGACGGTCAGTGCCATTAACATTGATCGTTACGCCCTATTGGTCAAAGAAAAGTATTTGCGCCGCAAACTCATTGAAGCGGGCAACCAGGTGGTCAAGCTGGGCTACGATACCAGCCTTTCGTTGAATACCATTTTGGATCGCGCCGAACAGCAAATCTTTAGCGTTACCCAGGATCGCATTCAGCAGGGATTGACGCGCACCGATGAAATTCTTACCCGCACCTTCACGGAATTGGAGCAGCGGGCGATCGGCAATATTCAGCCGGGTTTATTCTGCAATTTTTATGATCTGGACAACATCACCCAAGGCTTCCAGCGATCGGACTTGATTATTATTGCGGGGCGTCCTTCCATGGGTAAGACGGCGATCGCCCTGCAAATTGCCCGTCGCATTGCTGAAATTCACAATCTGGGGGTGGCTATCTACAGCCTTGAAATGTCCAAGGAGCAACTGGTGCAACGCCTCCTCGCCAGTGAAGCCCGCATTGACAGCAACTATTTACGGGCGGGGCGCATTAGCCAACACCAGTGGGAACCCCTGAGTCGAGCGATCGGGATTCTCTCGCAGCTGCCCATCTACATTGACGACACCCCGAATCCCACCCTTGGGGAAATTCGCTCCACTGCCCGTCGACTCCACGCCGAGCATCCCAACGGCCTCGGCCTCATTTTGATTGACTACCTGCAACTGATGGGCGGTGAAGAAACCAGTGAAGGCCGCGTCCAAGAACTCTCCAAAATTACCCGCTCCCTCAAGGGACTGGCGCGGGAACTCAATGTTCCCGTCATTGCCCTTTCTCAACTCAGCCGCAGTGTGGAATCGCGGCAAAACAAGCGCCCCCTGATGTCCGACTTGCGGGAATCGGGATCGATTGAACAGGATGCTGACCTCGTCATTTTGCTGTACCGCGATGAATATTACAATCCCGATACACCCGATCGCGGGATCTGTGAACTCCTGATTGCCAAACACCGCAATGGCCCTGTGGGCACAGTAAAGCTGCTCTTTGACCCCCAATACACCCGCTTCGAAAACCTTGCCCGCGATTAGTCAAGGGGGGACAGGGTTCTGCTTTTTCCCCACTCAGGGTCGGTG encodes:
- the dnaB gene encoding replicative DNA helicase — translated: MIQEPSFQPDSQLIPPQNLEAEEWILGGILLDPEAINRVVDILPVEAFYLKAHREIYRAAVSLHSRGSPTDLLCVTAWLQDQELLEKVGGQAKLAELVERTVSAINIDRYALLVKEKYLRRKLIEAGNQVVKLGYDTSLSLNTILDRAEQQIFSVTQDRIQQGLTRTDEILTRTFTELEQRAIGNIQPGLFCNFYDLDNITQGFQRSDLIIIAGRPSMGKTAIALQIARRIAEIHNLGVAIYSLEMSKEQLVQRLLASEARIDSNYLRAGRISQHQWEPLSRAIGILSQLPIYIDDTPNPTLGEIRSTARRLHAEHPNGLGLILIDYLQLMGGEETSEGRVQELSKITRSLKGLARELNVPVIALSQLSRSVESRQNKRPLMSDLRESGSIEQDADLVILLYRDEYYNPDTPDRGICELLIAKHRNGPVGTVKLLFDPQYTRFENLARD